In Alistipes ihumii AP11, a genomic segment contains:
- a CDS encoding adenylosuccinate synthase, translating into MKKVDVVLGLQWGDEGKGKVVDVLTPAYRVIARFQGGPNAGHSLHFEGKKYVLHTIPSGIFRDGSVNVIGNGVVIDPVILSEEIAGLEADGIDVQGKLLISKKAHLILPTHRAIDAASEAAKGKTKIGSTLKGIGPTYMDKTGRNGLRIGDIVSPEFGERYGRLKEKHLGLLRQYDYPVDLTDYEKKWFEGIENLKRFRLIDSEHAVNRLLDEDNTMLAEGAQGSMLDIDFGTYPFVTSSNTLCAGVCTGLGVAPSRIGNVYGIFKAYCTRVGSGPFPTELFDEDGERMRQIGMEFGATTGRPRRCGWLDMVALKYSVMMNGVTSLIMMKADVLNDFDRLKVAVAYRVNGERTTEFPFETAGEIVPEYREFEGWKCDINSMRSYDEFPRQLKEYVEFIERETGVPVKIISVGPDREETIVR; encoded by the coding sequence ATGAAAAAAGTAGATGTTGTTTTAGGCTTGCAATGGGGCGACGAGGGAAAAGGGAAAGTCGTAGACGTGCTCACTCCCGCCTACCGGGTGATCGCCCGGTTCCAAGGCGGCCCGAACGCAGGGCACTCCCTCCACTTCGAGGGCAAGAAGTACGTGCTGCACACGATTCCCTCGGGCATTTTCCGGGACGGCTCGGTCAACGTCATCGGCAACGGCGTGGTGATCGACCCGGTCATCCTCTCCGAAGAGATCGCCGGCCTGGAAGCCGACGGAATCGACGTACAGGGCAAGCTGCTGATCTCGAAGAAAGCGCATCTGATCCTGCCCACGCACCGCGCGATCGACGCGGCGTCGGAAGCGGCCAAGGGAAAGACCAAAATCGGATCGACGCTCAAGGGCATCGGTCCCACCTATATGGACAAGACGGGACGCAACGGACTGAGAATAGGAGATATCGTATCGCCGGAATTCGGAGAACGATACGGGCGGCTGAAGGAAAAACACCTCGGACTGCTCCGCCAATACGACTATCCGGTCGACCTGACCGACTACGAGAAGAAGTGGTTCGAGGGAATCGAGAATCTCAAGCGTTTCCGGCTGATCGACAGCGAGCATGCGGTGAACCGCCTGCTCGACGAGGATAACACGATGCTGGCCGAAGGAGCGCAGGGTTCGATGCTGGACATCGATTTCGGCACTTATCCCTTCGTCACGTCGTCGAACACGCTCTGCGCCGGCGTTTGTACCGGTCTGGGCGTAGCTCCGTCGCGCATCGGCAACGTGTACGGCATCTTCAAGGCCTATTGCACGCGGGTGGGCAGCGGACCGTTCCCGACCGAACTTTTCGACGAAGACGGCGAGCGGATGCGCCAGATTGGCATGGAATTCGGAGCGACGACCGGCAGGCCCCGCCGCTGCGGCTGGCTCGACATGGTCGCGCTGAAGTACTCGGTCATGATGAACGGAGTCACGTCGCTGATCATGATGAAAGCCGACGTGCTGAACGATTTCGACCGGCTGAAAGTGGCCGTAGCCTACCGCGTGAACGGGGAGCGGACGACCGAGTTCCCGTTTGAGACCGCCGGGGAAATAGTTCCGGAGTACAGGGAGTTCGAAGGGTGGAAATGCGACATCAACTCGATGCGCAGCTACGACGAGTTCCCCCGTCAGCTCAAAGAGTACGTCGAATTCATCGAGCGGGAGACGGGCGTGCCGGTCAAGATTATTTCGGTAGGTCCCGACCGCGAAGAAACGATTGTCAGGTAA
- a CDS encoding OmpA family protein, whose protein sequence is MRTTKGSMAAMMAAALLTTGCAAFQNMSKTGQGATIGGGGGAVAGAAIGAMAGGGKGAAIGTAVGAGLGAGVGALIGRRMDKQKAELEKIEGAQVETVTDENDLQAIKVTFNDKILFATGKSDLSDASRSALGKFAASLAQSPETDIAIYGHTDNTGSRAVNQKLSEERAQAVANYLIGQKVDPVRITTRGLAYDSPIADNSTEEGRAQNRRVEILITANDQMIQQAQDGTLK, encoded by the coding sequence ATGAGAACGACCAAAGGATCCATGGCAGCCATGATGGCGGCCGCGCTGCTGACGACCGGATGCGCGGCGTTCCAGAACATGAGCAAAACGGGACAGGGCGCCACGATCGGCGGAGGCGGAGGCGCCGTAGCCGGCGCGGCTATCGGCGCGATGGCCGGAGGCGGCAAGGGCGCGGCCATCGGAACAGCGGTCGGCGCGGGTCTCGGAGCCGGAGTAGGCGCGCTGATCGGCCGCCGGATGGACAAGCAGAAAGCCGAGCTCGAGAAAATCGAGGGCGCGCAGGTGGAAACCGTCACGGACGAAAACGACCTGCAGGCGATCAAAGTCACGTTCAACGACAAGATCCTGTTCGCCACCGGCAAGAGCGACCTGAGCGACGCCTCGCGGAGCGCGCTGGGCAAGTTCGCCGCCTCGCTCGCCCAGTCGCCCGAGACGGACATAGCCATCTACGGGCACACCGACAACACGGGCAGTCGCGCGGTCAATCAGAAGCTCAGCGAAGAGCGCGCGCAGGCCGTAGCGAACTATCTGATCGGACAGAAGGTCGATCCCGTGCGGATCACGACCCGGGGTCTGGCCTACGACTCGCCGATAGCCGACAACTCGACCGAGGAAGGCCGCGCGCAGAACCGGCGCGTGGAGATACTCATCACGGCCAACGACCAGATGATCCAGCAAGCGCAGGACGGCACGCTGAAATAA